One Lottiidibacillus patelloidae genomic region harbors:
- a CDS encoding SCO family protein, which produces MKRFLIPFIIMSFILTACQEQLPVKGEVNHFTLTNANGDTYSSDNGKTKLLTFFYTNCPDICPLTLFELNKVQKTLLEEGYFPGDVEIIAITLDPSIDTVEVLNEYKENYDPNEEGWKFLTGSDEQIKAITDDLKFFYMVSDSGLVSHATTMYLLDENNQIRAFHKMSSVDDSTINHEQIISDIEVLVD; this is translated from the coding sequence ATGAAACGTTTTCTCATTCCTTTTATTATTATGAGTTTTATTTTAACTGCATGTCAGGAACAGTTACCTGTAAAAGGTGAAGTTAATCATTTTACTTTAACTAATGCGAATGGTGATACATATTCAAGTGACAATGGCAAAACAAAGTTATTAACGTTTTTCTATACTAATTGCCCTGACATTTGCCCTTTAACGTTGTTTGAGCTGAATAAAGTACAAAAAACACTTCTTGAAGAAGGGTACTTTCCCGGAGATGTAGAGATTATTGCGATTACATTGGATCCGAGTATAGATACAGTAGAAGTTTTAAATGAGTATAAAGAAAATTATGACCCGAATGAAGAAGGATGGAAGTTCTTGACGGGAAGTGATGAACAAATTAAAGCTATCACTGATGATTTAAAGTTCTTTTACATGGTATCTGACAGTGGTTTAGTAAGTCATGCAACGACGATGTACTTATTAGATGAAAATAACCAAATTAGAGCCTTTCATAAAATGTCGTCTGTTGACGATAGTACAATTAACCATGAACAAATCATTTCTGACATAGAAGTGCTCGTTGACTAA
- a CDS encoding deoxycytidylate deaminase, with protein MRQSWDRYFLDLAEDVSTRATCNRLHVGCVLVREKRIIATGYNGAISGQDHCDEAGHLIVDGHCKRTIHAEVNALLQCAKYGIATDGATAYITHYPCQDCMKMLNQAGIKRVVYLHHYKNELSPLFTEGMEVIHYDANMVISE; from the coding sequence ATGAGACAATCGTGGGATAGGTACTTTTTAGATTTAGCTGAAGATGTTTCTACTCGTGCTACATGTAATCGCCTCCATGTTGGCTGTGTACTCGTTCGTGAGAAGCGTATTATTGCTACAGGATATAATGGTGCTATAAGTGGGCAAGACCATTGTGACGAAGCTGGCCACTTAATTGTAGATGGACATTGTAAACGTACAATTCATGCCGAGGTAAATGCTTTACTGCAATGTGCAAAGTATGGTATCGCAACAGATGGAGCAACTGCTTATATTACACACTATCCATGCCAAGATTGTATGAAAATGCTTAATCAAGCAGGAATAAAACGAGTTGTATATCTACATCACTATAAAAATGAACTTTCTCCATTATTTACAGAAGGAATGGAAGTCATTCATTATGATGCTAATATGGTAATCTCAGAATAA